The Corynebacterium renale genome includes a region encoding these proteins:
- a CDS encoding 4'-phosphopantetheinyl transferase family protein: MLPKRLFPESSAYCYVRTLKDAKHDQLNLENYDGLHPLERTLVAHSVDARKAEFGDARWCAHQALAELGYSEETPILRGTRGMPLWPDGFAGSMTHTNGLRAAVVVPTSHIRSIGLDAEPDQELPEEIIDIVARPGEQRQFEQLRQHGIAHPDRLLFCSKEALYKAWFPITERWLDFHQAEIDIRADGTLVAYLLVRPTPVPLVVGRWASVEGYLIVTATIERVSSYRYLNV; the protein is encoded by the coding sequence ATGCTACCCAAGCGCCTTTTCCCCGAGTCCTCCGCGTATTGCTATGTTCGCACCCTCAAAGATGCCAAGCACGATCAGCTCAATCTGGAAAACTATGATGGCCTCCACCCGTTGGAACGCACTCTCGTTGCGCATTCAGTGGATGCCCGCAAAGCTGAGTTTGGTGACGCACGCTGGTGCGCCCACCAGGCCTTGGCGGAATTAGGATACAGCGAAGAAACCCCAATCTTGCGTGGTACACGGGGCATGCCGCTGTGGCCGGACGGTTTCGCTGGGTCTATGACGCACACGAATGGACTTCGTGCAGCTGTGGTCGTGCCTACGAGCCATATCCGGTCGATCGGTTTGGACGCTGAGCCCGACCAGGAACTTCCTGAAGAAATCATAGATATCGTGGCACGCCCTGGCGAACAACGTCAGTTCGAGCAATTGCGTCAACATGGGATTGCTCATCCCGACCGGCTCCTCTTCTGCTCAAAAGAGGCTCTCTATAAGGCCTGGTTCCCAATTACGGAACGCTGGTTGGATTTCCATCAGGCAGAAATTGATATCCGCGCAGATGGCACGCTTGTTGCTTATTTGTTGGTGCGCCCGACACCGGTGCCATTGGTCGTCGGAAGGTGGGCAAGCGTGGAAGGCTATCTGATCGTGACTGCAACCATCGAGCGGGTATCTTCCTACCGGTATCTCAACGTATAG